A DNA window from Iodobacter ciconiae contains the following coding sequences:
- a CDS encoding UvrD-helicase domain-containing protein, which yields MLHLLNTPQREAVVYLGGPCLVLAGAGSGKTRVITQKIAYLIEKAGMNAKNIAAITFTNKAAREMQERVGALLPKEMLKGLTVSTFHSLGLKMLREEARHLGYKPQFSILDSADAAKIISDQLVTTDKQLIRSSMSQISMLKNDRISPEKALNMAQSEGELQLARLYTSYQDTLFAYQSLDFDDLIRLPVDLFEAHPEVLEKWQNRLRYLLVDEYQDTNTTQYQLVKLLAGVTGLFTAVGDDDQSIYAWRGANVDNLRLLQEDFPKLQVIKLEQNYRSMARILRCANAVIGNNPKLFEKKLWSDLGVGDPIQVIETKNEEDEATMVSMRLQAHRFETNGKYSDYAILYRGNHQARIMEQQLRGSRIPYVISGGQSFYDKAEIKDVLGYLRLIANEDDDPAFIRAVTTPKRGVGNVTLEKLGSYAATRNVSFFAAVFEEGFIHQVQATQYEPLRQFCDFINRMQDRADKEPAGPLLNELLLAIDFETWLYENDEPRPAEARWKNVLDLVAWITKKGEEDGKSLIDIVQTIALITMLEGRDEDEVDAVKLSTLHASKGLEYPHVFLIGCEENILPHQNSIESNMVEEERRLMYVGITRAQRTLTISYCGKRRRAGEWQITEPSRFLKELPPDDIRISGRLAGDKSQPAIGKKEGKALLANLLARIG from the coding sequence AAATATCGCGGCGATTACCTTTACTAATAAGGCCGCGCGCGAGATGCAGGAGCGGGTGGGGGCGTTGCTGCCAAAAGAAATGCTCAAGGGGCTGACGGTTTCTACCTTTCACTCTCTGGGGTTAAAAATGCTGAGAGAAGAAGCCCGTCATCTGGGGTATAAGCCGCAGTTTTCTATTTTAGATTCGGCAGACGCCGCCAAAATTATCAGTGATCAGCTTGTTACCACTGATAAGCAGCTGATTCGTAGCAGCATGAGCCAGATTTCCATGCTGAAAAATGACAGAATTTCGCCGGAGAAAGCGCTAAATATGGCGCAATCAGAGGGTGAATTGCAGCTGGCGAGGTTGTACACCTCATATCAGGACACTCTGTTTGCCTATCAGTCGCTGGATTTTGATGATCTGATCCGCCTGCCGGTTGATTTGTTTGAAGCGCATCCCGAAGTGCTGGAAAAATGGCAAAACCGCCTGCGCTATCTGCTGGTTGATGAATATCAGGATACCAATACCACCCAGTATCAACTGGTGAAGCTTCTGGCAGGCGTAACGGGTTTATTCACTGCGGTGGGGGATGACGATCAGTCTATCTATGCCTGGCGTGGTGCGAATGTGGATAATTTGCGCCTTTTGCAGGAGGATTTTCCCAAGCTGCAAGTGATTAAGCTTGAGCAAAATTATCGCTCGATGGCGCGTATTTTGCGCTGTGCCAATGCGGTGATTGGCAATAATCCTAAGTTATTCGAGAAAAAACTCTGGTCTGATCTGGGAGTCGGTGATCCGATTCAGGTGATCGAAACTAAAAATGAAGAAGACGAAGCCACTATGGTTTCGATGCGTTTGCAGGCGCATCGTTTTGAAACTAATGGCAAGTATTCAGATTACGCAATTTTGTATCGCGGTAATCATCAGGCACGGATTATGGAACAGCAGCTGCGTGGCAGCCGTATTCCCTATGTGATTTCGGGTGGGCAATCGTTTTACGATAAAGCCGAGATCAAAGACGTGCTGGGCTACCTGCGGCTGATTGCCAACGAAGATGACGACCCGGCCTTTATCCGCGCGGTAACGACACCCAAGCGCGGCGTGGGTAATGTTACGCTGGAAAAGCTCGGCAGCTACGCCGCAACACGTAATGTGTCTTTTTTTGCGGCGGTATTCGAGGAGGGCTTTATCCATCAGGTGCAAGCCACCCAATACGAGCCCTTGCGCCAGTTCTGCGATTTTATTAATCGCATGCAGGATCGGGCGGATAAGGAGCCGGCCGGGCCTTTATTGAATGAATTACTGCTGGCGATTGATTTTGAAACATGGCTGTATGAAAACGACGAGCCGCGCCCCGCCGAGGCCAGATGGAAAAACGTACTTGATTTAGTCGCCTGGATTACTAAAAAGGGCGAGGAAGATGGTAAGAGCCTGATTGATATTGTACAAACTATTGCGCTGATCACCATGCTGGAAGGGCGTGATGAAGATGAAGTGGATGCGGTTAAGCTATCTACTTTGCATGCATCCAAAGGGCTGGAATACCCGCATGTGTTTTTGATTGGCTGCGAAGAAAACATTCTGCCGCATCAGAACTCGATTGAAAGCAATATGGTGGAAGAAGAGCGCCGCCTGATGTATGTAGGTATTACCCGCGCCCAGCGTACCTTAACCATTAGCTATTGTGGCAAGCGCCGCCGTGCCGGCGAGTGGCAGATCACCGAGCCCAGCCGCTTTTTGAAAGAGCTGCCACCGGACGATATCCGTATCAGCGGCCGTCTGGCAGGCGATAAATCCCAGCCTGCTATTGGTAAAAAAGAAGGTAAGGCTCTGCTGGCCAATTTACTGGCGCGGATTGGTTAG